From Triticum urartu cultivar G1812 chromosome 2, Tu2.1, whole genome shotgun sequence, a single genomic window includes:
- the LOC125534007 gene encoding uncharacterized protein LOC125534007 — protein sequence MANVPKLSVELAIDAEVPGCAECPGKFVNLKHLILSVDVLARDSRTSGILRLACLLELSPVLKHLELHLLCPVGTWETLKRIEELPPARELHYRLKTLLMTGVYGYNNFFVLALHYARTATALERMVIDPEARKRYVLTRDAVEENAVHGGRRMANEHLRGRGLDGILTIL from the exons ATGGCGAATGTGCCCAAGCTCTCCGTCGAACTTGCAATTGATGCCGAG GTGCCTGGATGTGCAGAATGCCCTGGCAAGTTTGTCAACCTGAAGCATCTTATATTGAGCGTGGATGTCCTCGCGCGTGATTCGCGTACAAGTGGCATTCTTCGTTTGGCTTGCCTTTTGGAATTAAGCCCAGTTTTGAAGCATCTTGAACTGCAT CTGCTATGCCCAGTCGGAACATGGGAGACGTTGAAGCGGATAGAGGAGTTGCCCCCGGCCCGTGAGCTGCATTATCGTCTGAAGACGTTACTGATGACGGGAGTCTATGGCTACAACAACTTCTTTGTTCTGGCACTGCATTATGCTCGAACCGCCACGGCGCTCGAGCGCATGGTCATCGATCCGGAGGCGAGGAAGAGGTATGTCTTGACTCGTGACGCGGTAGAAGAGAACGCGGTCCATGGGGGCCGACGGATGGCCAATGAACACCTTCGGGGACGGGGCTTGGATGGCATCCTCACCATCTTGTAA